Proteins encoded together in one Nitrospirota bacterium window:
- a CDS encoding tetratricopeptide repeat protein: MLLTPFKSLIREKCGLSFEDSREVLLAEGIRARLLERAVASHDAYLNLLSCEPDEFNRLVNLITVKETYFFREPVHFKILTETLIPELLSTMQNRRIRIVCAGCSTGEEPYSIAIALARTFGPDFSSMFSVVGFDIDEEALGRARAGIYPDHSFRGVPDHIQKEFFDEKANGFQINNTVRKGVEFLRLNIFSDPYPDTIRNADVIFYRNVSIYFEPEDQQHIFRNLAAMLNEKGYLFLGSAETFVHNSGVLSLVEKEGIFLYEKGVEMQIGERRKTSCSSNRSAAPATQGLAGAAIAKTKCAAARTRDRAHQIFDRALALAEEKKYEDALQLTDQIIGLQGSFIKARMLRAGILINLQRLDEAEMVCRSSMELDQWSLEGHLLLGLIAKIRGDFEEAKKRFNQAVYIKPSCWLAHFYLGEICRSEGDRQPACREFEIVIKLLEGKGFSEHGLTFFSLSFPMEQVVHLCRHNLAEMKRGKA; this comes from the coding sequence ATGCTCTTAACGCCATTCAAATCTCTGATCAGGGAGAAGTGCGGTCTGTCGTTCGAAGATTCCCGCGAGGTCCTTCTTGCTGAAGGCATCAGGGCGAGACTGTTAGAGCGTGCAGTCGCCTCGCATGATGCATACCTTAACCTTCTTTCCTGCGAGCCGGACGAGTTTAACAGGCTTGTGAACCTCATTACGGTGAAGGAGACCTACTTTTTTCGGGAACCGGTGCATTTCAAGATCCTGACAGAAACATTGATACCGGAACTGTTGTCAACAATGCAAAACCGAAGGATCAGGATCGTCTGCGCCGGCTGTTCTACCGGCGAGGAGCCATACTCGATCGCCATTGCGCTTGCCCGGACATTCGGGCCGGATTTCAGCAGCATGTTTTCTGTCGTCGGATTTGATATTGACGAAGAAGCGCTTGGCAGGGCAAGGGCAGGCATATACCCCGATCATTCCTTCCGGGGTGTTCCGGATCATATCCAGAAGGAATTTTTCGATGAGAAGGCAAACGGTTTTCAGATCAACAACACTGTCCGAAAGGGCGTGGAGTTTCTGCGTCTGAATATCTTCAGCGATCCATACCCGGACACAATCCGGAACGCAGACGTCATTTTTTACCGGAACGTCTCGATCTATTTTGAGCCCGAAGACCAGCAGCATATTTTCAGGAATCTGGCTGCAATGCTGAACGAAAAGGGTTACCTTTTTCTGGGCTCTGCAGAGACGTTCGTTCATAATAGCGGGGTCCTCTCTCTTGTTGAAAAGGAAGGGATCTTTCTCTATGAAAAGGGTGTTGAGATGCAGATAGGGGAGAGAAGAAAAACTTCCTGCAGCAGCAACAGATCTGCTGCTCCGGCGACTCAGGGGCTTGCAGGAGCCGCCATAGCCAAAACAAAATGCGCTGCAGCAAGAACAAGGGACAGAGCGCACCAGATCTTCGACCGGGCACTCGCACTCGCTGAAGAAAAGAAGTATGAGGACGCACTGCAGCTTACGGACCAGATCATCGGTCTGCAGGGCTCATTCATAAAGGCCCGCATGCTGAGAGCAGGTATCCTGATCAACCTGCAGAGACTCGACGAGGCGGAAATGGTTTGTCGCAGCAGCATGGAGCTTGACCAGTGGTCACTTGAAGGACATCTCCTGCTCGGGCTGATTGCAAAGATCCGGGGAGATTTCGAGGAAGCAAAGAAGAGGTTTAATCAGGCAGTGTACATCAAACCGTCCTGCTGGCTCGCCCACTTCTATCTCGGAGAGATCTGCCGATCTGAAGGCGACAGACAGCCGGCATGCCGCGAGTTTGAAATTGTGATAAAACTGCTTGAAGGAAAAGGGTTTTCTGAACATGGGCTTACGTTCTTCTCTCTCTCGTTTCCGATGGAGCAGGTCGTGCATCTCTGCAGACATAACCTCGCCGAGATGAAGCGCGGCAAGGCCTGA
- a CDS encoding hybrid sensor histidine kinase/response regulator has translation MAFDVAKFIARFVEEARDHIEALNQGLVRLEKTPGDEENINAIFRAAHTIKGSSRMLKLTAITDVAHKLEDALGALREKRIAHTRELAGLLFRAVDALAGMIQNVSAGEQITMDNVSLCEALALAAGGTFSSEPSAAGSKAQEGNEAAVCEAEPLVQAESLKPATAQQAKPAVSESIRVKSEKLDDLIRLMGEVVSHQNKLKQRIMDLSSLEREAKRTLDICSRVCDGPSLVNARSLHLGLKQLLSVMRQDKSLQDILTSEFQEKALMLRMIPLSAVFDPLHRLVRDISNALGKDVDFEVEGSGIELDKKMIEKLSDPLVHMLRNSIDHGIEEPQVRQKAGKAPRGKVRLSAAYDAGNILIELFDDGSGISAEKIKEKALVRKLFDAAALDSMPQEALLDLIFLPGFSTSGIITDISGRGVGMDVVKRNIVEDLKGTIQINTREGVGSRFSIRLPMSLAIMRILLVSCQGMRFGIATHYVVEIIKAKAAEIIDVVGRKALRLREELIPVAELDSVLNIGRERDTKAERLLILIAQVGSEKMGFIADAILDEEDMVIKPLPDHLQRVRLVAGVTISGRNEIINILNIPAVMEAARNAGAVRPASLTEEPVGQEVNILVVDDSINTREIEKSILEAYGYRVTIAGDGMEAIELAGRSKYDLVITDVEMPRLDGFSLTERLRSDNSYKDVPVIIVTSREKEEDKRRGIRVGANAYIVKGSFDQSNLVDTVQNLIGKGKDI, from the coding sequence ATGGCATTCGACGTCGCAAAATTCATCGCCAGGTTTGTAGAAGAGGCCCGCGACCATATTGAGGCTCTCAATCAGGGACTCGTCAGGCTTGAAAAGACCCCTGGCGACGAGGAAAATATCAACGCGATCTTCCGGGCTGCACATACCATCAAGGGTTCCTCGCGCATGCTGAAGCTGACCGCCATAACCGATGTGGCTCATAAACTGGAGGATGCACTTGGGGCGTTGCGCGAAAAGCGGATCGCCCATACCCGGGAGCTTGCAGGCCTTCTGTTCAGGGCTGTTGATGCTTTAGCGGGCATGATACAGAATGTCTCTGCCGGAGAACAGATCACCATGGACAATGTCTCCCTCTGTGAGGCCCTTGCTCTGGCTGCCGGGGGCACATTTTCCTCTGAGCCTTCCGCAGCAGGCAGCAAAGCTCAAGAGGGAAATGAGGCGGCTGTCTGCGAGGCAGAGCCCCTTGTCCAGGCAGAGAGCCTTAAGCCGGCCACTGCGCAGCAGGCAAAGCCGGCCGTCTCTGAGAGCATTCGGGTGAAATCCGAAAAGCTCGACGACCTGATACGGCTGATGGGAGAGGTCGTATCACACCAGAACAAGCTCAAACAGCGCATCATGGACCTCAGCTCTCTTGAGAGGGAGGCCAAGCGGACTCTGGATATATGTTCCCGGGTCTGTGACGGGCCATCTCTTGTCAATGCCCGGTCTCTGCATTTGGGACTGAAACAGCTCCTTTCTGTAATGCGGCAGGACAAGTCATTGCAGGACATTCTTACCAGCGAGTTCCAGGAAAAGGCCCTGATGCTCCGGATGATACCTCTTTCTGCGGTATTCGATCCTCTCCACAGGCTTGTCCGCGACATCTCGAACGCTCTCGGCAAGGACGTGGACTTTGAGGTCGAAGGCAGCGGGATCGAGCTTGACAAAAAAATGATCGAGAAATTGAGCGACCCTCTTGTGCATATGCTCAGAAATTCGATCGACCATGGCATTGAAGAACCCCAGGTCCGTCAGAAGGCCGGGAAAGCTCCAAGGGGAAAAGTGCGGTTGTCTGCAGCCTATGACGCCGGGAATATCCTTATTGAACTGTTCGACGACGGTTCAGGGATTTCGGCAGAAAAGATAAAGGAAAAGGCTCTTGTACGGAAGCTTTTCGATGCAGCCGCTCTGGACAGCATGCCGCAGGAGGCGCTGCTTGACCTGATCTTCCTGCCCGGTTTCAGCACCAGCGGGATCATCACCGACATCTCAGGCAGGGGCGTGGGCATGGATGTGGTGAAGAGAAACATTGTCGAAGATCTGAAGGGGACCATACAGATCAATACCCGGGAGGGCGTTGGGAGCAGATTTTCCATAAGACTTCCGATGTCACTGGCAATTATGCGTATCCTTCTCGTTTCCTGTCAGGGGATGAGGTTCGGCATTGCCACGCACTATGTGGTTGAGATCATCAAGGCAAAGGCGGCTGAGATCATTGATGTTGTCGGTCGGAAGGCGTTGCGGCTGCGTGAAGAACTCATTCCGGTCGCTGAACTGGATTCTGTTCTGAACATCGGCAGAGAAAGGGATACAAAGGCAGAAAGGCTTCTCATTTTGATCGCGCAGGTCGGTTCCGAGAAGATGGGCTTTATTGCAGATGCCATTTTGGATGAGGAAGACATGGTGATCAAACCTTTGCCAGACCACCTTCAGAGGGTCAGGCTTGTTGCAGGAGTCACCATATCCGGAAGGAACGAGATCATCAACATCCTGAATATACCGGCAGTCATGGAGGCTGCCAGAAATGCAGGCGCGGTCCGGCCGGCAAGCCTGACAGAGGAGCCTGTCGGACAGGAGGTCAATATTCTGGTCGTAGATGACTCCATCAATACACGCGAGATCGAAAAGAGCATTCTTGAGGCGTATGGGTACCGGGTGACCATTGCCGGAGATGGCATGGAGGCCATCGAACTGGCAGGACGATCGAAATACGATCTGGTCATCACTGATGTTGAAATGCCGCGTCTTGATGGTTTTTCGCTCACCGAGCGCCTGAGATCAGACAACTCGTATAAAGACGTCCCGGTCATTATCGTCACATCGAGGGAAAAGGAAGAGGACAAGCGTCGCGGGATACGTGTCGGCGCAAACGCATATATTGTCAAAGGTTCGTTCGATCAAAGCAACCTCGTTGACACTGTGCAGAATCTCATCGGAAAAGGAAAGGATATATGA
- the cheB gene encoding chemotaxis-specific protein-glutamate methyltransferase CheB, translating to MKKVRVLIADDSALARSLIRSIIEMDPEMEVAGEASNGLEAVEKARSLHPDIITMDIEMPVMDGLQAIEQIMAAHAIPILVVTSRGDAKTAYAAIAKGALDLMLKPDLNIEAAKEFAAKLKLMSRVSVISHISGRLSRRHPAGPETPAFNKNCSDRIIAIASSTGGPGALSIILSHLPEKFPVPIVIAQHISDGFVNGMIGWLRTLSQVELKMATHGEYLMPGTAYFCPSENHMKIDRSKKIIFVERQADDLYRPSCDILLSSVAASFGRKAIGVILTGMGNDGVAGITKIREAGGWTIAQDENTSVVFGMPRLAIESGGIDTVLPLEEIGEEIVRAAARAGTSSAWAGRCS from the coding sequence ATGAAAAAGGTACGCGTTCTTATAGCGGACGACAGCGCCCTGGCAAGGAGCCTGATCAGATCGATCATTGAGATGGACCCGGAAATGGAGGTCGCGGGGGAAGCGTCAAACGGTCTCGAAGCGGTCGAGAAAGCCAGAAGTCTCCATCCGGACATCATAACCATGGACATCGAGATGCCGGTTATGGACGGGCTCCAGGCGATCGAGCAGATAATGGCTGCCCATGCTATCCCGATCCTCGTGGTAACTTCCCGGGGAGATGCGAAGACTGCGTACGCTGCCATAGCAAAAGGCGCTCTTGACCTTATGCTGAAACCTGACCTGAACATCGAAGCGGCAAAAGAGTTTGCAGCAAAGCTCAAGCTTATGTCCAGGGTCAGCGTCATTTCGCATATTTCGGGCAGACTTTCCCGGCGGCATCCGGCCGGCCCGGAGACGCCGGCCTTTAATAAAAATTGCTCAGACCGAATAATTGCGATCGCTTCGTCAACGGGCGGGCCCGGCGCTCTTTCAATCATTCTCTCACACTTGCCCGAGAAGTTTCCTGTTCCGATCGTGATCGCCCAGCATATTTCTGACGGCTTTGTGAACGGGATGATCGGATGGCTCAGAACACTGTCGCAGGTCGAGCTCAAGATGGCCACGCATGGGGAATATCTCATGCCCGGCACAGCCTATTTCTGCCCGTCCGAAAACCATATGAAGATCGACCGCTCAAAAAAGATTATCTTTGTAGAGCGGCAGGCAGATGACCTGTACCGGCCGTCGTGTGACATACTGCTGTCATCAGTGGCAGCATCATTCGGGAGAAAGGCCATCGGCGTGATCCTGACAGGCATGGGAAATGACGGCGTTGCCGGAATAACGAAGATCCGGGAAGCCGGGGGCTGGACGATCGCCCAGGATGAGAATACGTCCGTTGTCTTTGGAATGCCAAGGCTTGCCATCGAGAGCGGCGGCATTGACACGGTGCTTCCGCTGGAAGAGATCGGTGAAGAGATCGTGAGAGCTGCGGCGCGCGCCGGAACATCCTCTGCATGGGCGGGTCGATGCTCTTAA
- a CDS encoding chemotaxis protein CheW — translation MDNKTRNDLLIEELSKRKGKETTVNVEAEVLKVVIFTLRDSLYAFPGADVKEILPLMDISPVPGAPDFIPGLINNRGDIESVINLNRFLGLPDSERTTASRIAMVSKAGLRSGILVDGVLDVVDVLLDSIKPPLSTLDHAIKEFVTGELSYNNRTVVMLDISRLFEKLVVHDT, via the coding sequence ATGGATAACAAAACAAGAAATGACCTGCTCATTGAAGAACTGAGTAAGCGGAAGGGGAAGGAGACAACCGTCAACGTCGAGGCTGAGGTGCTCAAGGTTGTGATCTTCACGCTCCGTGACAGTCTCTACGCCTTCCCTGGCGCTGATGTGAAGGAAATCCTGCCCTTGATGGACATTTCCCCGGTCCCCGGGGCACCTGACTTCATCCCCGGTCTCATCAACAATCGGGGAGACATTGAGTCCGTCATCAACCTCAACAGATTCCTGGGGCTTCCTGACAGCGAAAGGACCACAGCCAGCCGGATCGCAATGGTCTCAAAAGCCGGTCTGCGTTCAGGGATCCTTGTGGACGGGGTGCTTGATGTTGTTGACGTGCTGCTGGATTCGATCAAGCCGCCGCTGTCTACCCTCGACCATGCGATAAAAGAATTCGTGACCGGCGAACTGTCCTATAATAACAGGACGGTCGTAATGCTCGATATCAGCCGTTTGTTTGAAAAACTGGTTGTCCATGACACATAA
- a CDS encoding sulfurtransferase TusA family protein, whose translation MAIQNLDARGLKCPQPTLKITAMAVRMKSGDVLEAVADCPTFEKDVRDWCTRSKKILLWIRDENGAKKCQIQF comes from the coding sequence ATGGCAATACAGAATCTTGATGCACGTGGCCTGAAATGCCCACAGCCGACACTGAAGATCACTGCTATGGCTGTCAGGATGAAATCGGGTGATGTACTGGAAGCTGTTGCAGACTGCCCGACCTTCGAAAAAGATGTCCGGGACTGGTGTACTCGCTCCAAGAAGATCCTGCTCTGGATTCGGGATGAAAACGGCGCAAAAAAATGCCAGATCCAGTTCTGA
- a CDS encoding chemotaxis protein CheW, whose amino-acid sequence MTHKENVEPEGLPAEMDLLVFKAAGIPIAIDTVQVDCIISSEQAEQRGISCLALAEVPGMAKEASALSSTVVLHKHEDEVYGIRVDGLETIVAVPVRTIQPIPEPLSYFAGLRIFWGVVLHENTVVLLLDPYRLKGLNPCEAAATA is encoded by the coding sequence ATGACACATAAGGAAAACGTTGAACCCGAGGGTCTCCCCGCAGAGATGGATCTTCTTGTGTTCAAAGCGGCGGGCATACCTATCGCCATTGATACGGTCCAGGTGGACTGCATTATAAGCTCAGAACAGGCAGAGCAGAGGGGAATCTCCTGCCTCGCGCTGGCTGAAGTCCCTGGCATGGCTAAAGAGGCATCTGCTTTATCCTCAACCGTTGTCCTGCACAAGCATGAGGATGAGGTTTACGGGATAAGGGTTGATGGACTTGAGACGATCGTTGCGGTCCCGGTCCGGACCATACAGCCGATCCCTGAGCCCCTTTCGTATTTTGCAGGGCTGCGCATCTTCTGGGGCGTTGTCCTGCACGAAAACACGGTAGTTCTGCTCCTTGATCCATACCGGCTGAAAGGCCTGAATCCATGTGAAGCGGCAGCAACCGCTTGA